The Camelina sativa cultivar DH55 chromosome 14, Cs, whole genome shotgun sequence genome includes a window with the following:
- the LOC104738613 gene encoding K(+) efflux antiporter 1, chloroplastic-like encodes MEFASTVPRPILSHGASYYHYCFSNPKGIRIPKVHSSCLRLNLNPGCSFSTRFYSHNLHSCQKKSLLGTRLRGFGFRLSCQGNDSLDSDDRTGESSESNETTDLNEDIDASLEELKELLHTAIKELEVARLNSTMFEEKAQRFSERAIALKDEAATAWHHVNKTLDVIRDTVDEESLAKEALHKATMALSLAEAKLQVIVESLESAAAGNDTPQASQETDERTDDVKDKEGALLAAKDDIKECQVNLANCEAQLNSLQSKKDELQKQVDKLSEFAETIQINALKAEEDVANIMKLAEQAVAFELEATQRVNDAEIALQRAEKSLSISQTPEETQTQLSDEEAPVKDEEVLSNNIEDVSHQFSKESPKDEDFLAVQNTSDLVPDIAGQKTQKLTQPYESSDHENGKPNIESSKVVEADFEKSKINVQTKKQEKDMPKEGSSLNSPKASFNKSSRFFSASFFSSNPDGTATVFASLVDSVKKQWPKLVLGFALLGAGLTLYSNGVGGNNQLLQQPDVISTSTENGSSSTKPLIRQVQKIPKRIKKLLQMLPHQEVNEEEASLFDFLWLLLASVIFVPLFQKIPGGSPVLGYLAAGILIGPYGLSIIRNVHGTRAIAEFGVVFLLFNIGLELSVERLSSMKKYVFGLGSAQVLLTAAVVGLIAHYVAGQAGPAAIVIGNGLALSSTAVVLQVLQERGESTSRHGRASFSVLLFQDLAVVVLLILIPLISPNSSKGGIGFQAIAEALGLAAVKAAVAITAIIAGGRLLLRPIYKQIAENRNAEIFSANTLLVILGTSLLTARAGLSMALGAFLAGLLLAETEFSLQVESDIAPYRGLLLGLFFMTVGMSIDPKLLLSNFPVIVGTLGLLIVGKTMLVVIMGKLFGISIISAIRVGLLLAPGGEFAFVAFGEAVNQGIMSPQLSSLLFLVVGISMAITPWLAAGGQLIASRFELHDVRSLLPVESETDDLQDHIIICGFGRVGQIIAQLLSERLIPFVALDVSSDRVTIGRSLDLPVYFGDAGSREVLHKIGAERACAAVVALDAPGANYRCVWALSKYYPNVKTFVRAHDVVHGLNLEKAGATAVVPETLEPSLQLAAAVLAQAKLPTSEIANTINEFRTRHLSELTELSEASGSSLGYGFSRASKPKPQPSDASDENQIIEGGTLAI; translated from the exons ATGGAATTTGCGTCTACTGTTCCACGGCCGATTCTATCTCATGGTGCGAGTTACTACCACTACTGCTTTTCAAATCCCAAAGGAATCAGGATTCCCAAAGTGCACTCGTCGTGTCTTCGATTGAATTTGAATCCGGGTTGTTCTTTCTCTACAAGGTTTTATAGTCATAATTTGCAttcttgccaaaaaaaatcattacttgGCACTCGCCTCCGAGGTTTTGGGTTTAGGTTAAGTTGTCAGGGCAATGATTCTCTAGATAGTGATGATCGAACTGGGGAATCTTCCGAAAGTAATGAAACTACAGATTTGAATGAAGATATAGACGCGAGTTTGGAGGAGCTCAAGGAGCTACTACACACGGCAATTAAAGAATTGGAAGTTGCTAGACTTAATAGTACCATGTTTGAGGAAAAGGCTCAGAGATTCTCAGAAAGAGCCATTGCACTCAAGGATGAAGCCGCTACTGCTTGGCATCACGTTAACAAAACCCTTGATGTCATTCGTGATACCGTCGATGAGGAATCTCTTGCTAAAGAAGCCCTTCATAAGGCTACTATGGCCTTATCTCTTGCTGAAGCTAAGCTTCAGGTCATAGTGGAATCACTTGAATCAGCTGCTGCAGGGAATGATACTCCACAAGCGTCTCAAGAGACTGACGAGAGAACAGATGATGTCAAGGATAAAGAAGGTGCCCTTTTAGCTGCTAAGGATGATATCAAAGAATGCCAAGTGAATTTAGCAAATTGTGAGGCCCAACTGAATTCTCTGCAAAGCAAAAAAGACGAGCTGCAGAAGCAAGTGGACAAGTTGAGTGAGTTCGCCGAGACAATACAGATCAATGCCTTGAAAGCCGAGGAGGATGTCGCTAATATTATGAAACTGGCTGAGCAAGCTGTAGCATTTGAGCTCGAGGCTACTCAACGCGTTAATGATGCAGAGATCGCTTTGCAGAGAGCAGAAAAGTCTCTCTCCATTTCTCAGACCCCAGAGGAAACTCAGACCCAACTCTCGGATGAAGAAGCTCCTGTCAAGGATGAGGAAGTACTCTCAAATAATATTGAAGATGTAAGCCATCAGTTTTCAAAAGAATCACCTAAAGATGAAGATTTTTTAGCGGTACAGAACACATCTGATCTTGTACCAGATATTGCTGGTCAGAAGACTCAAAAACTAACTCAGCCTTATGAGTCAAGCGATCATGAGAATGGAAAGCCAAATATAGAGTCTTCTAAAGTGGTTGAAGCAGATTTTGAAAAGTCAAAAATTAATGTTCAGACGAAAAAACAGGAGAAAGACATGCCAAAAGAGGGTTCCTCTCTTAATTCTCCCAAGGCATCCTTTAATAAATCTTCCCGTTTCTTTTCtgcatctttcttctcttccaatcCAGATGGGACCGCCACAGTGTTCGCGAGTCTGGTTGATTCTGTCAAAAAGCAATGGCCCAAACTAGTTCTTGGGTTTGCACTTCTTGGAGCAGG ACTGACATTATACTCCAATGGAGTAGGGGGAAACAATCAGCTGCTTCAACAGCCAGATGTTATCAGCACTAGTACGGAAAACGGCTCTTCCAGTACGAAGCCATTGATCCGGCAAGTGCAAAAAATTCCCAAGAGAATTAAAAAACTACTTCAGATGCTCCCTCACCAGGAG GTCAATGAGGAAGAAGCTtccctttttgattttttgtggTTACTGCTGGCAAGCGTCATATTTGTGCCTTTATTTCAGAAGATTCCTGGAG GCAGCCCTGTTCTTGGGTATTTGGCAGCTGGAATTCTGATTGGTCCATATGGTCTTTCGATAATCCGTAATGTGCACGGGACCAGGGCCATCGCAGAATTTGGAGTTGTTTTCTTGCTGTTCAACATTGGCCTTGag CTATCTGTTGAAAGACTGAGTTCCATGAAGAAATATGTTTTTGGATTAGGCTCCGCTCAG GTTCTATTGACAGCAGCTGTAGTTGGATTGATTGCCCATTATGTTGCTGGTCAAGCTGGTCCAGCGGCAATAGTGATTGGAAATGGCCTGGCACTGTCCTCCACTGCTGTTGTCCTTCAG GTTCTACAAGAACGAGGTGAGAGTACATCCAGACATGGAAGGGCTTCATTTTCCGTCTTGCTTTTCCAG GATCTAGCTGTAGTTGTTTTACTGATTCTCATCCCACTTATATCACCTAATTCATCGAAAGGAGGG ATTGGATTTCAAGCCATTGCTGAAGCTCTTGGGCTTGCTGCAGTCAAAGCAGCAGTTGCTATTACTGCCATAATTGCTGGTGGCCGTCTT CTTCTTCGACCAATCTACAAGCAAATTGCAGAAAACAGAAACGCTGAGATATTCTCTGCCAACACGCTTCTTGTTATTCTTGGGACTAGTTTATTGACAGCTAGG GCTGGACTTTCCATGGCACTAGGAGCGTTTTTGGCTGGTCTACTTCTTGCAGAGACAGAATTTTCCTTACAAGTAGAATCAGATATTGCTCCATATCGTGGTCTTTTACTGGGACTCTTCTTCATGACG GTTGGCATGTCTATTGATCCGAAATTACTTCTCTCTAATTTCCCTGTGATAGTGGGAACTTTGGGACTCTTGATAGTGGGAAAGACTATGTTAGTCGTGATTATGGGCAAATTGTTCGGCATTTCAATAATATCTGCAATTCGGGTAGGGCTACTTCTGGCCCCGGGGGGAGAATTTGCATTTGTTGCTTTCGGAGAAGCTGTCAATCAG GGTATAATGTCTCCCCAGTTATCTTCGTTGCTGTTTCTTGTCGTGGGAATCTCAATGGCTATCACACCTTGGTTAGCTGCTGGTGGCCAGTTAATTGCATCTCGGTTTGAGTTGCATGATGTTCGAAGTTTGTTGCCGGTTGAGAGTGAG ACGGATGATTTGCAAGATCACATAATTATTTGCGGATTTGGTCGAGTTGGGCAG ATAATCGCTCAGCTTCTCTCAGAAAGACTTATCCCATTTGTTGCCCTCGATGTCAGCAG TGATAGAGTGACTATCGGGCGTTCCTTGGATCTTCCTGTTTATTTCGGAGACGCTGGTAGTAGAGAg gtacTCCACAAAATTGGAGCAGAGAGAGCATGCGCTGCTGTGGTTGCCTTAGACGCACCAGGAGCAAACTACAGATGTGTGTGGGCTTTGAGCAAGTATTACCCCAATGTCAAAACCTTTGTCCGTGCACACGATGTAGTTCATGGTCTTAATCTAGAAAAAGCCGGTGCTACTGCG GTTGTCCCAGAGACTCTGGAGCCTAGTCTACAGTTGGCAGCTGCTGTTCTTGCTCAg GCCAAATTACCGACATCGGAAATTGCAAACACAATAAACGAGTTCAGAACCCGTCACTTGTCTGAGCTGACAGAG